The DNA segment TCCAACCCCAATTCATACCAACTAATTAATTTGAGCCAAATTGCTTGGTCAATTCATTCCTCAATCTTATGGCCTTATGGCACAACTCTTCTCATTGGTGCATATTACGCCCTATGTGTATCTTCCTCCATGTATTTTCCTCCATgtactttttaattttgttattgctGTTACGATTGAGGTTGCGGATGTTCAGGTAAGTCGAAACGTCCTGTTTTTGAGATAAAGGCCGAAATGATTTCTAACTTCCGTTTATATTCTTCTGTGTTTTCATGGTCTAGTCTTCCTAGCAGGGTGCATGTGTTAATCTTGCGTATTCCAATTTCCTTTGTAATTTGGTGGTACATTTCTTCTCTATAACTCTCGTAGTTGGGGCACTCTTGTGAGGTAGTGCTGTTGTGTTTCCTTAATTCCACAGCTGCATAAGTCGGTGGTGTCTTGCCCTGTGCgttgtttataataattaagGGTTGTGTAGCCAGTTCTAAGTTGTATAAGGATGCTGAAGATTTTTTGGAAGAAAAGTCAAAGATTGGGGTGTTTTTGACGTTTGGTGTTATATCAAAGAGGTATCTTCCTGTGTCGCTTAGTTCCCATCGTCTTTGCCACTTCAGCATGACACTCTTGTGTGCACCTTGTTTTATGTCTTGAAGggtaataatattgttttttggCAAGAGTTGTGTTGCTTCTTCTGCTGCTTGCTTTGCCAATAAGTCCGCTTCATCGTTCCCTTGAATATTTGCATGTCCTGGTGTCCATAGGATGCAAATTTCCATCCCCTTAGTTCTTAGGTCTTCGATGTGTTCTTTGATGTCTCGAATCACATCAATATAGGATTTGGGTGCCCAATTTAGTGTGAGGAGTCCTACTGCACTTTGACTGTCAGAGAAGATCTTAAGTGTGGTGATGGTGTTGTGTAGTCTTTCCAGTATACAAAATTCCAGTACCATTACAATTGCTACAAGCTCTGCTAGTAAGATGGATCCTCTTTGAGCGACAGGTCTGTGTAGTCGTATGGCTGGTCTTGAGTCTTCTGTGTATATGATTGCACCAGCTCCACATGGTCCAGGGTTTCCCATGCATGATCCATCAGTGTATGCAGTTGCTTGGTCATTTGCTGTGTTACCTATTAACTCTGTCATGACTGTTATACATAATTTCTTTTGTTCTGATGTTCTTGATTTCGAGCTGCTGAGTCTGTTCCAGTATGATGGTGTTGTTTTTGTCCTTGATGTTTCTCCAAGTCTATAGGTAAATTCCGGCTCTATCAAATTGATGTTAATGCCAGTTTCTTTTTCCATTTCAAATGATTGACAAAGCGCTTTGCCCATTGGTGTTATATGGATGTCATGGCCTATTTCTTCTTGGTAATTTattaattgttgtttaataGGTTCTTGTAAGGACTTACATTGGATTTTTGCAATTTCTCTTATAGCAATCTCTTCGATTCTCAGGTCTATTGGTATAACCCCAGCCTCAATTTCTAAAGCTGCTCTGCCTGATGTTGATGGCATATCTAGGCACAGAGTGAGCGCTTTCCTCTGTAGCCTATCCAGTTTTTGGAGGTCTTTTTGTTCAGCAACCTGCCAAGCTGGGCAGCTATATTCCACCACATATCTTATGAGACAAAAGTACAATTGTAATAGTTTTTTGGTATTCATCTTACTGATTTGTCTTACTTCTCGTAATATGGTCAGATTTCTGCTTGCTCTTTTTTCCAGGGTTTCTAGGTGTTTCCCAAACGTCATCTTCTCGTCCAATATTACTCTGAGTAACTTTGGGTTTGAGTTATAATTTAGCTCTTTTCCATTTACTTGGATTGTTTTATCCTCTTTACTGATTTTCTTTTTGGTGAACATGCATACTTTTGTCTTTTCAATGCTGATGTTAACTCTCCATTTTCTGGTCCATTTTATTGCTTTTCCGATGTCATTCCAACTATTAAAAGCACATGGTTTAACCATATGAACTATTACAATTAccttttaatgtttattttagttCTTTAGACCTACAAAAACATGTTACataaaatgtacaataaattaaaaaaaaaaaattatttctatgATCTATTATGATAGATTTTTTCTTGGCCTGGACACTGAtctaaacaaaaactttaatataaagaGACATactcattgaaaaaaaaaacggtaACTAAAATTGTTAAGTCCCAGTAATGCagaaataatgaacaaaatcaGTTGAACCAAATTACCTGATGTGGAACAAATTGGCTAGGAATTTTTAACTAGCAATTCCACTGAGTCACTTATAGTGTTacctaaatgtaaaaaaaaaatagttaggAAAggtaatttcaaattcatttgattAAACTCAAAGCTATGTCAGATCAAACactgcacaaacaacattttatactAAGTACATGTAATCCCCCATAAAcctacaatatttttttgtcaaagaaAAAATAGGGGTTTATTCAAGTTTGATTGAATGCTTGTTTCATAATTAATCAATAGAGAAACTTAGATCTTGTATAAAGAGAGCAAATATCCATCTTTGACACAAGTTTTtgttgtcaaataaaaaaaaattgctagaAAAGAAAAGATTTAGTTACATAAATTATTGTCAAGTTCTAGAtttcaatttatgttttcaGCATCATTATGACTCTGCTTTATTTTGGGCTGACAAGATTGTTTCCTTATCAAACGGTAAGGCATTATTCAAGATAttagaaaatacatgtacatttgtacatgcaagttttttttattgatatatgaaATTTTTCTCTGTCTGGTATTCTCCAGGTACAGAGGttcttatttattaatattgcaAGATGCCACTAGAAAAGTTtcacaaaacagaaaaaaacacaggaTTCTGGAAAAAttcaatgaatatatataacagATACTTAAAGATTTCTAAGCAACATTAGAATACATTTTACAGTCATAGTTTTGTTGATGCTGTGTCTGCcttcaacatacatgtatatacactattttattatacataattttattgtaattaGCTAAATTCTGCTTTGGTCTTATTTTGTGGTAGTTTTTCTTATCTGATACACTAATTGAgtgaatttgtttttctcaGATTAGAATGACTTCATGAGcctactttatttttttttagtttttaatgtattgtgtatgtttgtttatagtaacaattttcttttgaacatgtttttgcaccatcacaaattatttgaataattaatattaccagcattattgattgattgttgcttgCTTACCATGCAGCATGATGcagtgacaatgtaaaaaacaCTTTAGGATGTATGAACACTATTTTTCATAACTAAAGCAATAAATATTAAgtataaatgtttgaataaaCATCCCAATCCACACCTAAAAGATATGATGACTCGTCAATAAAAGTCACACAAACATTTGTGAGgtcttaaatttgtcatttgaaacacattttttattacagGCAATGTTGATGATATATACTGGTATGCACAAACATTATACCTGACAGGACAGTATCACAGAGCTTCAAGATTACTCAGGAACAAAAAATTAGATAAGGTATACTTACCATTAACTCATTCCTTTAGgtgatgataaatatatataaactgaaaaaTCACAAGTTTGACTTATCATTGAAACTAAGTTAGCTTTTGAGAGTGCCTCACAATAAGACTTATTTGTTCTCAAGCAAGATACACTacctacaaaaatgtatgcctTTCAGCATGATATACAATTAAATAGGTTGTATACTATATTAAAGTGATTTTTGGGTGAAATAAGACATTTTTATGAGAAGAATAGATCATTAGGTATGTGTGATAAATTTGAACTTACATTTAATCCTGATATTGACTTTCTTTCTTTCAGACAAATACCTCATGTCGCCATTTAGCAGCCTTATGTCATGTAAGTCTATctcaataaacttttatttgcattaataatttgtaaaacgGATTTAAAGGTTTCCTACAGTATATCCTGCAGTACTGTGAAATACATTTCAAGccattaaaatgtcattttaatttaatgGTATGCTCCATCTGATTCTCAGAGGGATCATTAATTATAATACATCCAACAGACTCCATCTTAACTTGAAAATATACGTTTGAACAAAGCACTTGTTGATATTGGAATAGAAGGACAAGGTCAGTGCAAATAAACAGACTGAAAAATTTggaaatgtttcttttttgacGATACCTTTTGAGTAATAAATGAGATCTTAATAAGTCTTTGGTCAATGTTGGTAGATAGTGTGCCTGGAAGATTTTAACTATCTCTATTGTTTTAGTAAAGAAGCATTTAATAGACCAAAAATTGGACATTTGACATTGTCCACATAGGGTTTAGTATATTTTCAAcaccaaaaccaaaaaatgAAGTACCTTACAGTCTTACACTAAAACTATGTTTCTGTACAGCAAGTCCTTCGTTGAAGTCCATACAGATCATAAGTTGTCTTAAGCACCCAAGAATGATGCTTCTTATCGTTATTGTGAAGATTTTATATTATTAGATATGAATTAACTGTTTTGTATATTTCAGTATGAGTGTAAAGAATGGCAGGAAGCATTAAACATACTTGATTTGGTAGAAAACAACAATATGAGACAACTTACACAGAGTTTTAATGAGTCACATTTTGACTTGGTTATGAAAGAGGTAACTTAATTCTCATCcacaattatattttgttatgttgACTTAGTTATGAATTATACCAGCAGTCTATTTCATAGTTTTTAGTGTAAAGAATGATTGTACATCATACATACCCAACTTACATTCGATTGAATTATTCTCAATTTATTGGTCAAAGTTTTCTTGAGTTCCTATCTAGACACCATATGTAAAAGGTAGCCTTTATTGGATGTAAAGGATGAAATGTTAGGTGTTCATGTACATGTGACAGGATTCATCTGATCTTGGCCAAATTtatatggttcattggtcaattttaagttttcgtGAATAGATCTATTTCTCAGACACTAAGTAATAAATCAACTATAGTTTGTCTGGCAGGTTTTATCTAAGCTGACATTGTTTTCATGAATCATTACTAATGTAAAGTTTATGTTATACTTGTAGTAAGACCTTGATCTtaaagattatcaaaataaaattcaatcaaaatCAGTAAAACAGGAAAGACATGTCAGCGTATGCACTGTAATAACAATGAtaattgtaatgattttatcGTTCTGATCTTGCCTGAAATTAAATGTGTGTTATTTTTATAGAATGAAGATAATAACATCTGTCTGAactttttaatgtttcatttcaatatataaaaatatttttcttctacAAATCatgatgtattgttttatgtgtaCATTTTATGCTGCCCATCACAGGCCCTTAATTggaataataaatattcttattctCTTATTCTATGCATTCCTGTTGTTTTATGAATGTTCTTTTTTTGGGGTAAACACTAATAACACATCTGTCAGttcattattattgtattaacCTATCTTTTTCTAGAAAAATGTAAtcatcttttgtatttttttcagacaGAACATTCAATAAATTTGTTACGAGGGAAGATTTACGAAGCTATGGACAATAGAAACTTAGCTGTAGAATGTTACAGAGAGGCTCTGCGTCAGgatgtatattgttttgaagCATTTGATTTGCTGGTCAATCATCATATGCTCACAGCTCAAGAAGGTTATTATTAATAGAATACTATTTTATAAGcacttttattacaataatattCAGCAACATCATCGCTATTTGACCCTATTTTTGAGTTTTtaccttaatatttttttaggaatatttcaatataaacaggCTTTATTGTCAACACATATCAAAGTAAGAAGTAAAGATTTGAATGTGCACCTCAAAATAGATGGATGAAACAGTTCctgatttaattttatgaacagtattacattgtatttacaaGGGAAATTGAAGATCCTGTTACTTATGTCAATGGGTTATAAATTTCAGACTTAAACGAAATTTGGAGTTTACCTTTTAGACTTTAGTGCTGTAATTTGATTTTTCGCTAAAATGTCCTCCATTGTGAAAATCACAGACACAGAAGATGTTTCACAAATCTTGCTGAAGAGTAGATATTGAATATAAGTATCTAAGCTGGAACAGAATAATTTAATGATATTgaaaagaatgtttaaaaatgtgtgtagTTTTCTTTCACTGACTTGGTAATGattaaattgaataataatattttaatctgCATTTTACAGAACGAGAACTAATGGATTCCCTTCCATTATCTTCACAGTGCCCAGAAGACGAAATAGAACTGGTcagatttttatatgaaaacagattaaaaaaggtaatattatgatgattgtacatgttgtaatgaatttcaaatatatatataaaaagaaattgggATCGATAAattaacaacaatttaaaaacaaggtccatttaaacatttaaacgtttaatcccgctgcaaatgtttgcacctgtcctaagtcaggaatctgatgtacagtagttgtcgtttgtttatgtaatatatacgtgtttctcgttttgtttatatagattagactgttggttttcccatttgaatggttttacactagtaattttggggccctttatagtttgttgttcggtgtgagccaaggctccatgttgaaggccgtactttaacctataatggtttactttttaaattgttacttggatggagagttgtctcattggcactcacaccacatcttcctatatcaagGTATTAAGGTGATACTACCAAGAGAAAATCTGGTATAAACTGTAATGAGGCAGAGGTCCTACACACTAACCACAAATAAACATCATGAGaccataaaatacatgtttaccACAACTTAGACATTAAGAGAACCTGGAACActcatttataataaacataacatcTAGAGTTCCAAAAACACTTATTTAACCAAGAAATACATCTAGAAATACTGCTATTCTGATTTACCTCAAAATAGTGATCTGGAGATCAAAATATCCATAGTTGACAAAAACTGGTTCAAATAGAGACAAAAACGAATAACAAGGACAGAGATTCCTTACTTAAACCAGATGTAAAACATTGGTTCATATGGAGGTACGGTTTGCACATAAAATCTGCTACCAATCAACaaggtgtttttttctgaattagTACTATAACTTATAAcctgatatttaaattttacattgctTGATATTGAGATTGAAAAACAAAGGATAGATCAAACTACAAGGAATAAAATATACTGTTAGCAAAAGCAAAAGTAATTCTAGAAGAGTAGGAGAAGTTATGTGATATGGATTTATGAGTTATATGTATGACAGTATGTACTATAGATGTATTGTTTTTTCAGTATAGCAAGCCAAAAGAATTTATATTACCagattcattaaatattttgaaagacaATATGGATGTGATAGTGAATTTATCAGAAAGACATTATTATAACTGTGATTTTAgagaatgttttaaaataacttcAAAGTAAGTAGAAATCACACTGCATAGTTAACATCAGAGATACATAAATTGTACATCATTGTGGGTATATATCAATGTGGCAGCAACATAGCAATAAAAAAACCTTTGAGAGGTAAACTTACATTCATTTTAAACACACAGGTTTTAGATCCAAACATTTTATGAGATTCTTTTTATCTGCTTAATCAGTGAAGCTGAGGTTGGAGCTAATTCAAGGGAGAAAAATAATGCAATCCaattaatcaatgaaaataaaatattctgaaaTTTGTGTTATAAGTTGTATTTCTCATatcttttgtaatattttatgtaaGTCTGTATTTTCAACATCTAAGTAAGTAGACTATTTGTTATTTGCTGTTGCTGATATAAGTTGACATTGTATGATACATAAATACTGTACAAACATtagtatatcttttttttccagGGTATTACAAAAAGACCCATATAATAGTCAATGTTTACCTTTACATATAGCTGTTTTAGTAGAACTGAAGAAAACAAAAGGTACtttcaaatcataaattatACAGTCTTGGGTCAATAGTGTTTCTATATGACAAATCTCAACATATACTTTTGATAAACtctaatattattatagatatttcCATTTCTTGCTACTAATCTTGTAGTGATTTATAAGGACCCAGCGATTCAATAAAAACATCTGATTTAAAATCTATTCAAGATGACAGCAAAAGTGGGGCGATGTGCCAtccaataaaacaacaacatcTGTCTTATTTGTGTTAATAACATTTTTGTGAATTATCTTCATTAAAAAGCTTTTGattgtattgttttttgtaAGACTTTTGAGATGATTCCTGATCCTAATTGTatcaacaatttaataaataaaggcataccacatcaaaatattttcataatggaAAATCACATCATTTGTAGAGCAATCGGAAAtatcttcaaaatatttgaaaaaagatggAAATATCAGGGAAGATTAGTTTGTTGTTACTTAGTGTGTTTAATGTAAGGAATAAACTCTTAATGGCAACAGGTGAAATAAGAAAATTGTGTAAATCCAAAGTGCATGttaatataaaagtacatattatatatagaaGAATTGGATAGCTGATATGAATaagttttattgttgtatttcagaattattttatttagcaCACAAACTAGTAGACTTGTATCCTAATAAACCAGTAAGTACACTTATATTTAACGTCATTGTGGTACTTCAGAAAATGAAAGAGGTGGTaagactgccaatgagacagttatCACCAAAGTTAGTGCATTTTCTCATGTGCAATTATATCTTTTCACATTTTGTAATGAAACAAGGTACTAATCTCATTGGACTTTTTGACCAAGCACAGATATGTTATATTGTATAGATAGTCACTGTTAAGGAACTACTAGTACTGTCAACACTGTAAAGGAATTACTAGTACTGTCAATGTATTGTGAAACATTCAATTACTATATTTCAAGAAAGAAGAGTCAAATTGACAGTTTACAAAGGATTCTTTTGCtctggatatatatatattgtcagtATGTTTGCTATTTCATAATACACAATAAAGACCAATTCAAGAGTTTTGGTGTTGTGTAAGAtctgtcttttttaatttaaaaaaatatattcttaacTACTCATCTTTATTATTTTAGGAGTTCATTAATTAGTTTATTATATGACAACATATTATTGATGAAGATAGTATTgataatattattatacatgtacattgtaaatattgttattttcattcaCCAAAATGATATGTTTCCAGGTATCATGGTTTGCTGTGGgatgttattatttattaatagaGAAAAGTGAACCTGCCAGAAGATATCTGTGGTAAATATTTACATCTTCCATTTTGTCAGATCTCTTTAGTTTTGTGAAAGGTTGGCAagagaaatattaattttcttaaaagcCATTTACATTAGAGGTCTGCACTTATTCAGATCAGCATTTACACCATTTTGGTAGCCCTGATTTAAACTGCAACACATTTAAAGtcaattgtttgtttaaaagttaTGTAATTCAAATGTGATATTCTATACACACAAAAAGGTAACATTAGatttgaactgaatttaaaataaattaatgtaaacattTGCATTTAAAGGCAAACTAAGATACTATAGATAGGTATCCAATGATCTAATTTAAGTTTTAGTTATTTCCCTTAGTTACCAATTTGGTGGTTTAAACAGTTGATTAATTTAGGACAGTTCCTTGAAAATATGCACAGAACTCAGGGAAAACACTTTCATAATGGGGTAACCACCTTCAAAGGCAAATTTAGAATCTCAATAAAATTTCCTCTGTACTTTACATCCACCTATAGTAGAGATACCTAAGTACTTTCCCTGGAtcctttaaaattgagaatggaaatgggaaatgtatcAAGGAGACCAAAGAGCAGTTAAGAGCTGAAGGCCACTGACTTATGTTATATGGATCAGCTCTTATttgtatttaagaattgaatgcttctttttgtaaatttattggggtgtaaaagtgttgaccaaagtacattttgtatgaagcgcttcattctaaaaatgtacccatggtcaacgcttttacaaccctataaagttacaaaaagaagaattcaatacttataattacattttttagctaggatcatgaaaaatcgatttttatccagttttatttaaatcacCTGAGAACTTTATTCCGGGACCTCATgttatcatgcatgataaatgttattgtctcatgcatttgtttatggtcggaataacatgtgatgtgctgttagccaatcagaataacgtattatgaTGAAACATACATCTGATGTAATTATAATGAAATACAAACATGCTATACACCCACGTCTGATGACAGATCCTTTCAATGTCATATCAGTGTTCTCCACAGGCTGTTTTAGCGCAGCGATGTTCAGCGCTATTTGAATTCACAGCAGTGGTATTTGGGCAGACTGCGGCGCTATCCAATCAAAAATCAGCGctattgtttttgaatttcaaacatcctgtattattttgtacacattCCGATCACGTGATCGACTGTTTTGTTTATCCGAGAGATTGAAATTCACCCAACGATGTCAAATATCGAAGGGACCAgttcaataaatgatcaaaatggCGCCATT comes from the Mytilus trossulus isolate FHL-02 chromosome 3, PNRI_Mtr1.1.1.hap1, whole genome shotgun sequence genome and includes:
- the LOC134712525 gene encoding cell division cycle protein 16 homolog, coding for MAGDEVKIETSEKQPPTCNYNLPKLRERVKQYIDKHHYDSALFWADKIVSLSNGNVDDIYWYAQTLYLTGQYHRASRLLRNKKLDKTNTSCRHLAALCHYECKEWQEALNILDLVENNNMRQLTQSFNESHFDLVMKETEHSINLLRGKIYEAMDNRNLAVECYREALRQDVYCFEAFDLLVNHHMLTAQEERELMDSLPLSSQCPEDEIELVRFLYENRLKKYSKPKEFILPDSLNILKDNMDVIVNLSERHYYNCDFRECFKITSKVLQKDPYNSQCLPLHIAVLVELKKTKELFYLAHKLVDLYPNKPVSWFAVGCYYLLIEKSEPARRYLCKATTLDRVYGPAWLAFGHSFASDNEHDQAMAAYFTASQLMKGCHLPILYIGLEYGLTNNAKLAERFFSQALSIAPEDPFVLHEMGVIAFQNQDYVAAERYFKEALQKVQCVGEQVLVEKWEPLLNNLGHTCRKLQKYEESLEYHRRAQIISPQCPSTFSAIGYCYVLMGNNMMAVDYFHKALGIRRDDTFSTTMLTNVMEALMSEMAPNEDDDIPEFTIPGKLEISQTGSEKEILEESELADSSSMAIEEVDMDNSD